A region of the Pseudobacteriovorax antillogorgiicola genome:
ACCTCAAGGCTAGATCAGATTATTGCAGGACAGGCTGAAAAACAGGGTAAAAGCCAAGATGCCGTTGTAGCGGCTATGAAAGGAACGATTCCTGCCGCTCGCTTCGGTAAGGATTATGAGGTCGCTGCGGTTGCGGCCTTTCTCGCAAGCCCAGCTGCTGCTTATGTAAACGGCGCGTCCATCCCCGTCGACGGTGGCCGAACGGGAAGCCTCTAAGGGGAAGTTTGCTATGATTCAAATTCAAAATTTTATTAACGGCGAGTTCCGGCAGCCACTTGGCCTCAAGTACATTGACAATTTTGAGCCTGCTACTGGTAAGGTGTTTAGCCAAGTACCCCAGTCTACTGTTGCCGATGTGGGGCTAGCGGTAGAAAGCGCCAAAGCAGCGGCACCAGCTTGGGCGGCTTGCAGCCCTGACGAGCGTGCCAATTACTTGAGTTCTATTGCGGCGTTTATTCGCGATGGAGCCGAGGAGTTCGCCCAAGCCGAAAGCCAAGACAACGGCAAGCCTCTAAGCTTGGCCCGAGGTGTTGATATACCCCGCAGTGCCCTTAATTTCGAATTCTTTGCGGCTGCTGCTCGCACCAAGTCGAGCGAGTCCCATCACGGGGAAGGGGCAATCAACCTGACCCGACGAGATCCATTGGGTGTGGTAGCTTGCATCTCTCCCTGGAATCTACCGCTCTACCTTTTAACTTGGAAGATCGCTCCAGCTCTTGCGGCTGGCAACACGGTGGTGGCAAAACCTTCTGAACTAACTCCTTACACAGCATTTCTTTTAGGCAATGCTTTCAAGGTTGCGGGATTGCCTCCTGGAGTTGTCAATCTAGTGCACGGCTATGGAGCTGAGGCAGGAGCACCCTTGTGCGAGCATCCTGACGTTAAGGCGATCTCCTTCACTGGCGGAACTGCAACAGGCCGGGGAATTGCTCTTTCTGTGGCCAGTCAGTTTAAAAAGGTTTCCCTAGAAATGGGGGGCAAGAACGCGAATATCGTATTTGCCGACTGCGACTTTGATGAAGCCGTGCATACCAGTGTCCGTGCTGCTTTCGCCAATCAAGGTCAGATCTGTCTGTGTGGGTCAAGAATTTTAGTGGAGTCTGAAATCTATGAGCA
Encoded here:
- a CDS encoding aldehyde dehydrogenase translates to MIQIQNFINGEFRQPLGLKYIDNFEPATGKVFSQVPQSTVADVGLAVESAKAAAPAWAACSPDERANYLSSIAAFIRDGAEEFAQAESQDNGKPLSLARGVDIPRSALNFEFFAAAARTKSSESHHGEGAINLTRRDPLGVVACISPWNLPLYLLTWKIAPALAAGNTVVAKPSELTPYTAFLLGNAFKVAGLPPGVVNLVHGYGAEAGAPLCEHPDVKAISFTGGTATGRGIALSVASQFKKVSLEMGGKNANIVFADCDFDEAVHTSVRAAFANQGQICLCGSRILVESEIYEQFRDRFVQLVSELRVGDPLRAETDQGALVSKAHYQKVLTAIAAAEQEGGRVLCGGRSVPGDGRCEGGWFVAPTVIEGLGPQARTNQEEIFGPVVTLIPFEDEAEALEIANGTNYGLAASLWTQDLNRAHRLSAKLDAGIVWVNTWMNRDLRTPFGGMKESGLGREGGWEALRFFTEAKNICISYK